In the Candidatus Saccharimonas aalborgensis genome, one interval contains:
- a CDS encoding LamG domain-containing protein: protein MRVSVRNVGVLLLAIMIGGSFVSTVRADRYSSSHYVIDASVVGNSFGGSQSSTSYKLTSSGGESIVGNGQGGSYKVGMGYVAQLDKSLTLSLQPSGLKAYYPLEENSGTFTRDSSINTSNADLQTGTTWTTGKIGNAVNTNASSYVQVPDSTNLTFSQNMTVSLWANQASASTDKALIAHWNQAVSSSWALQTGTSASVLRVFIANSQGDTGGNCVDTDGAWSAGSWHHVALVYDGTQSTALDRAKVYIDGVVRPMSVCLGTIPSSLQDSSSYLTIGAMRGLGRYFNGSLDEVKMFNRSLSADEVKAEYDAQAAGVSSGVTLGTITPGVSNNVLADAVVETDASSYTLAINQNNDLTSGSYTIPAISSGTIASPVAWNEGTTKGLGFSLTATNATAIPGSWGSGANYAAFPGTATTFYTRTGMPTAKDYVTLKIRADVSTTQVSTITPYSNIVTVTGTITP, encoded by the coding sequence ATGAGGGTATCTGTGAGGAACGTAGGTGTGCTGCTACTTGCCATTATGATAGGCGGTAGTTTTGTTAGCACAGTGAGAGCTGATCGATATAGCTCGTCTCATTATGTGATTGATGCCAGTGTCGTCGGCAATAGTTTCGGTGGTTCACAGAGCTCCACAAGTTACAAACTAACGAGTAGCGGCGGTGAGAGTATTGTCGGCAATGGACAGGGTGGCAGTTATAAGGTAGGAATGGGATACGTGGCGCAGTTAGATAAGAGTTTGACCCTGAGCTTGCAGCCAAGTGGTTTGAAGGCGTATTACCCACTCGAAGAAAATAGCGGTACGTTCACCAGAGATAGCAGTATAAACACTAGTAATGCCGATCTTCAAACCGGAACAACGTGGACGACGGGAAAGATAGGAAATGCGGTAAACACCAATGCTAGCTCGTATGTGCAGGTACCCGATAGTACTAACCTCACGTTTAGTCAGAACATGACAGTCTCGCTCTGGGCAAATCAGGCATCAGCATCAACGGACAAGGCACTAATTGCTCATTGGAATCAAGCAGTGAGTAGTTCATGGGCGCTGCAGACCGGAACAAGTGCAAGTGTTCTGCGCGTTTTTATCGCGAACAGCCAGGGCGATACGGGCGGAAACTGTGTCGATACAGACGGAGCCTGGTCGGCTGGTTCATGGCATCATGTTGCGCTTGTCTATGATGGTACGCAAAGTACCGCGCTCGACCGAGCAAAGGTATACATTGATGGTGTTGTCCGCCCAATGTCTGTCTGCTTAGGAACGATACCAAGTTCACTGCAAGACAGCTCATCGTATCTAACGATTGGCGCAATGCGCGGCCTTGGTAGGTATTTTAATGGTTCGCTTGATGAGGTGAAAATGTTTAATCGATCGCTCTCGGCCGATGAGGTCAAAGCTGAGTATGATGCGCAGGCGGCGGGCGTCTCGAGTGGTGTCACTTTGGGCACAATTACACCGGGCGTATCAAACAATGTGCTTGCTGACGCAGTGGTCGAAACTGATGCTAGCAGCTATACGCTTGCGATTAACCAAAACAATGATCTGACGAGTGGTTCCTATACAATCCCTGCTATTTCCAGTGGTACGATTGCTTCACCGGTTGCCTGGAACGAGGGGACAACTAAGGGTCTCGGATTTAGTCTTACGGCGACGAATGCTACTGCTATACCGGGATCATGGGGCAGTGGTGCAAATTATGCAGCGTTTCCCGGTACCGCCACCACTTTTTATACACGTACCGGCATGCCGACCGCAAAAGATTATGTTACTCTCAAAATTCGAGCAGATGTATCGACGACGCAGGTGAGTACAATCACGCCGTATAGCAATATCGTGACAGTGACAGGTACAATCACTCCATGA
- a CDS encoding LVIVD repeat-containing protein: MLLFALPFISGFVALFCVSNNIHALTTIPYKLNFQGRLTDASGNPMAAGTYNMKFRIYDASSGGTLKWSEQRANSASTGVTVTTGGLFSVQLGDVSSLPANIFSTTDTATLYFEIELPTPATATCTGASCESYTEGPMTPRNKLASSAYSFNSDLLDGLDSSAFAQVGASNTWTSTNLIKVDSATAFQVQNAAGSTTVMRVDTTANRLMVGTLGTSTGQLYVSGRLPTASLGSVAVGTATRSVAVQGRYAYTTNSTSGALKVFDVSNPASPVSVGTISSTNAYFVAVQGRYAYVTSAVGNTLSIYDVSNPASPTSMGSASVAGAYSVYVQGRYAYVGSNSGTFTIVDVGNPSAPIVAGSLSIGAGALQSVYIQGVYAYIVDNTNSTLNIVNISNPASLSVIGSLVIGTNIKAVSVQGRYAYIIDNGGSALNVIDVKNPASPTSVGSVATGSSPQSLSVQGRYVYVTNGTGNTLGIYDVSTPTAPASVGTVGTGNLPIAVSVVGRYAYVINYTSNTLTTYDVGGAYVQQLEAGGAELGTLSVNGNTQLVGDAIINGGLSVGSAAQISGALTVGQSVQFNGDFGVGGRVNLQNVINSTTAVQINNAAGVNLFTADTTNFTVQIGLLGTDSNAALFVLDSYNQATDPTGFNGAMYYNTSLNKFRCYQNGAWADCIGSGSGASLSANNTWTGTNLFKTTSASALQIQNASSATLLTADTSANQVVIGSTSDGITLGASGLLYVGTGRPSAQITLSAEYPGATFTGDGTSNNGSLSSDFCSGSSRLNINTGVCAATETHNYYAWTTTQASAQDYDVYARYQLPSDYDTGSLTNLKIWGWGTSTTTDQVTVAMYVDSSGTACSTSGNAVSSNATWVQVTVASPLGACTPVAGDMVTFKVRVVAGQNNYARAGEINFSYKRKS, from the coding sequence TTGTTATTGTTCGCGCTACCATTTATCTCCGGATTTGTAGCGCTGTTTTGCGTATCTAATAATATTCACGCCCTCACCACCATCCCCTACAAGCTAAACTTCCAAGGCCGCCTGACCGATGCTTCTGGTAACCCTATGGCTGCTGGTACCTACAACATGAAATTCCGTATCTATGATGCCAGTAGTGGGGGAACCCTAAAGTGGAGTGAGCAACGTGCCAATAGCGCTAGTACTGGTGTTACTGTCACCACTGGCGGTCTGTTCAGTGTCCAGCTCGGTGATGTATCGAGTCTGCCTGCTAATATCTTTAGTACCACCGACACTGCTACCCTGTACTTTGAGATAGAGCTCCCAACCCCCGCTACAGCTACCTGTACTGGTGCATCTTGTGAATCCTACACTGAAGGACCTATGACCCCCAGAAACAAACTAGCCTCCAGCGCCTACAGCTTCAACTCCGACCTACTGGATGGGTTGGATTCGAGTGCTTTTGCGCAGGTAGGGGCAAGTAACACCTGGACGTCTACCAACTTAATCAAGGTTGATAGCGCAACAGCTTTTCAGGTTCAAAATGCAGCTGGCTCAACGACGGTTATGAGGGTTGACACGACTGCAAATCGGCTCATGGTTGGCACGCTTGGCACAAGTACTGGCCAACTCTATGTCAGCGGCAGACTACCAACTGCTTCACTTGGTTCAGTGGCCGTGGGTACGGCGACCCGATCAGTCGCTGTGCAAGGCCGTTATGCTTATACTACAAACTCGACGTCTGGTGCCCTTAAAGTCTTTGATGTAAGTAACCCAGCAAGCCCAGTCAGTGTTGGCACCATCTCGAGTACTAACGCCTATTTCGTGGCGGTGCAAGGTCGCTACGCCTACGTGACAAGTGCAGTTGGTAACACATTAAGCATATATGACGTTAGTAACCCAGCAAGCCCAACGAGTATGGGGTCAGCATCAGTCGCTGGCGCATATTCGGTGTATGTGCAAGGTCGCTACGCCTACGTCGGTAGTAACAGCGGCACATTTACCATTGTCGATGTCGGTAATCCGTCCGCACCAATCGTTGCAGGTTCGCTTAGTATCGGTGCAGGCGCATTGCAGTCAGTCTATATTCAGGGTGTGTATGCCTATATTGTTGATAATACTAACTCAACACTAAACATTGTGAATATTAGTAACCCCGCCAGCCTGAGCGTAATAGGCTCACTAGTAATCGGGACGAATATAAAAGCAGTTTCGGTTCAGGGTCGCTATGCCTATATTATTGACAATGGCGGTAGCGCACTCAATGTGATTGACGTGAAGAATCCTGCTTCGCCAACCAGCGTCGGCTCAGTTGCGACTGGGTCTTCACCCCAGTCTCTCAGTGTGCAAGGCCGCTACGTATACGTCACAAACGGAACCGGTAACACTCTCGGTATTTATGATGTATCGACGCCGACCGCTCCTGCTAGTGTTGGAACTGTTGGTACCGGTAACTTGCCAATCGCCGTGAGCGTTGTTGGTCGCTACGCCTACGTCATTAATTACACGTCCAATACACTCACAACCTATGACGTCGGTGGTGCCTACGTTCAGCAACTCGAGGCCGGAGGGGCAGAGCTCGGTACGTTGTCTGTCAATGGCAACACGCAGTTGGTGGGTGACGCAATCATTAATGGCGGGCTGAGTGTTGGGTCGGCAGCGCAGATAAGCGGCGCACTGACAGTTGGGCAAAGTGTGCAGTTTAATGGTGACTTCGGTGTAGGTGGGCGAGTGAATTTGCAGAATGTGATCAATTCGACGACGGCCGTGCAGATCAACAATGCCGCTGGAGTAAATTTATTTACGGCTGACACGACTAACTTTACGGTGCAGATAGGACTACTCGGAACCGATAGTAATGCCGCACTCTTCGTACTCGATTCATACAATCAAGCAACTGACCCAACTGGTTTCAACGGGGCCATGTACTACAACACTAGCCTTAACAAGTTTCGCTGCTACCAGAATGGAGCATGGGCAGACTGTATTGGGAGTGGCTCGGGCGCTAGCCTCAGCGCCAATAATACGTGGACAGGAACCAATCTTTTCAAGACGACTAGCGCAAGTGCTCTCCAAATTCAAAATGCGAGCAGTGCCACTCTTCTGACGGCCGATACAAGCGCAAATCAAGTGGTGATTGGCAGTACGAGCGACGGTATCACACTTGGCGCGAGCGGACTCCTCTATGTAGGTACTGGTCGACCGAGCGCTCAAATTACACTTTCGGCAGAGTACCCAGGAGCAACGTTCACTGGCGACGGAACTAGCAATAACGGCTCACTTAGCAGCGATTTTTGTTCTGGCTCCTCACGACTCAATATCAACACGGGCGTCTGTGCCGCCACAGAGACACATAATTACTATGCTTGGACAACCACCCAAGCGAGTGCACAGGACTACGATGTGTATGCTCGCTACCAGCTACCCAGCGATTACGACACGGGCAGCCTGACAAATCTTAAGATCTGGGGCTGGGGGACATCAACCACGACCGATCAAGTGACAGTGGCAATGTATGTCGACAGTAGTGGTACGGCGTGCAGTACCAGCGGCAATGCAGTGTCAAGTAATGCAACTTGGGTACAAGTGACAGTTGCATCGCCGCTCGGTGCATGTACGCCGGTTGCGGGTGATATGGTGACATTTAAGGTGCGTGTGGTTGCTGGACAGAATAACTATGCACGTGCGGGAGAAATAAATTTTAGTTATAAGAGGAAATCCTAG